In Trichoderma breve strain T069 chromosome 4, whole genome shotgun sequence, the following proteins share a genomic window:
- a CDS encoding mmgE/PrpD family domain-containing protein, producing the protein MTHTAVATPSDTPSDPASPTGQLCTWISSLTYNDIPENLRIRAKYLILDGIACGLVGAHLPWSEKATQALIDLELTEGSAGVIGYERRINALNACLLNSSFIQGFELDDWHTGAPLHSNSIILPALLAASDHLSLKPSAASSSYSGSGKDFIVSYIAGLEVGPRVGLALHGPHMLSMGWHSGAVFGPPASAAAVGKFLGLSAGAIEDAFGIACTQAGGLMSAQFESEVKRMQHGFAARNGLLGGILAQTGYIGIKRVFEREYGGFLKQFTSGNSMEPQYKVDEIAKGLGQEWLMKGVAIKPYASMAGTHNTVDCLADLRQVYPELLDDFSGIERILIELSKPAFEHGGWETKRPLTATGAQMSNSYVAATYIVDSAVLPPQFSAQAIERDEVWDLVGKTTCELNNDFDKMRTRVSVWFKGRSEPIIADRQLAKSVKPLLSNDEIFEKWKNITANVIDDERRQKIEDVILNLEDCNDLGVLSQLLMGKTANPIG; encoded by the coding sequence ATGACCCATACCGCTGTTGCAACTCCATCGGACACACCCTCCGATCCAGCAAGCCCAACAGGACAGCTTTGCACATGGATATCTTCCCTCACATATAACGATATCCCAGAAAACCTTCGTATCCGTGCCAAATATCTCATTCTAGATGGCATCGCATGCGGCTTAGTCGGCGCCCATCTACCATGGTCCGAAAAAGCGACCCAAGCTCTAATAGACCTGGAACTTACAGAGGGCTCCGCCGGCGTCATTGGCTATGAACGCCGAATCAATGCTCTCAATGCGTGCTTGCTAAACAGCTCATTCATTCAAGGATTTGAGCTGGACGACTGGCACACCGGAGCTCCTCTGCATTCGAATAGCATCATTCTTCCTGCGTTGCTCGCCGCATCTGATCATTTGTCACTGAAGCCAagtgcagcttcatcttcttatTCTGGATCTGGCAAGGATTTCATAGTATCATACATTGCTGGACTGGAAGTTGGACCTCGCGTTGGCCTCGCTCTTCATGGACCTCACATGTTGTCTATGGGATGGCATTCCGGTGCCGTCTTTGGCCCTCCAGCATCCGCCGCCGCGGTAGGAAAGTTCCTCGGCCTATCAGCTGGTGCTATTGAAGACGCTTTTGGCATCGCATGCACTCAGGCTGGTGGATTAATGTCCGCGCAGTTTGAGTCTGAAGTAAAACGCATGCAGCATGGCTTCGCAGCAAGAAACGGCCTCTTGGGCGGGATTCTCGCACAAACTGGCTACATCGGGATCAAGCGTGTCTTTGAACGCGAATACGGCGGCTTTCTGAAGCAATTCACCAGTGGTAACAGCATGGAGCCACAGTACAAGGTTGATGAAATTGCCAAGGGGCTTGGTCAAGAGTGGTTGATGAAGGGTGTTGCAATCAAGCCATATGCCAGCATGGCAGGAACACACAACACGGTGGACTGCTTGGCAGATTTGCGTCAGGTTTATCCCGAATTGTTGGATGATTTCTCTGGGATTGAGAGGATCTTGATTGAGTTGAGCAAGCCTGCTTTCGAGCACGGAGGATGGGAAACTAAGCGTCCCTTGACAGCGACGGGAGCGCAGATGAGCAACTCGTATGTTGCAGCCACATACATCGTTGACAGTGCAGTTCTTCCACCTCAGTTCTCTGCTCAGGCAATTGAGCGAGATGAGGTCTGGGATTTGGTGGGCAAGACGACGTGTGAGCTCAACAACGATTTTGACAAGATGCGAACCCGAGTGAGTGTCTGGTTCAAGGGCAGGTCGGAGCCTATCATTGCGGACCGGCAGTTGGCGAAGAGTGTTAAGCCGCTGCTGAGCAATGATGAGATATTTGAAAAGTGGAAGAATATCACGGCTAATGTGATTGACGACGAGCGAAGGCAAAAGATTGAAGATGTTATTCTAAATCTCGAGGATTGTAATGATCTTGGAGTATTGAGTCAGCTGCTCATGGGCAAGACGGCGAATCCAATTGGATGA
- a CDS encoding heterokaryon incompatibility protein (HET) domain-containing protein: MSSPAEPHSCELCESRLIFTFGNYYSDQGWYELIDENYFATGEAYVFNIAYDEAVSLADQGCELFKWLVTLRRDDTHSESYLRAYFAHNSREQMVLDWVDELDDHIDGGTLERKLIVCAEKRPPNLFPSSNETVETIKYWLQECFTTHAECQQLQKSNRPSDGSLTGPRRLLHLSGKAAHPQVRLQENSSASKFVEYAALSYCWGGDQPVKLKENLVKSWIKDVPYDQFPQTIKDAIQVTMALDLEYLWIDALCIIQDSNQDKAEQISRMAEIYEQAYITISAARATAVPEGFLHNRYVAGEKGFRMPFTCKDGQMSAVILWQGREPDAWEPIDQRSWCLQESILSPRVLEYGTHNIRWHCARSRADESKLQSDGWVGHSRTFAQLNMSHPLTSSIDWTGLSESYKFVEVWQTLVSHYTRRGLGWYQDKLLAISAIARKMSKMTDKHYIAGLWTEFLGETLLWHPNHGPDAKEKASRHATYVAPSWSWASFSGEIDFTFGSTMHLLELVRCEVKTQIPNDEFSAVTSARLEIKTLIFQARIRKGFYGWFLWDEQMKDEIDGSLMFDVVEGDVDGEVVEDEQVLLALIMTQDALMLKKKNGVGVEEFVRIGIFREGQRMTNRARWEMGEVVMV, translated from the exons ATGAGTTCTCCCGCAGAGCCTCACTCATGCGAACTATGCGAATCGAGACTAATTTTCACCTTTGGCAACTACTATTCCGACCAAGGCTGGTACGAGCTCATAGACGAGAACTACTTCGCTACAGGAGAAGCGTATGTCTTTAATATCGCATATGACGAGGCCGTTTCGCTGGCGGACCAAGGCTGCGAACTGTTCAAATGGCTTGTTACGTTGCGACGGGACGATACGCACTCTGAGAGCTATCTGAGGGCGTATTTCGCGCATAACTCGAGGGAGCAGATGGTGTTAGATTGGGTGGATGAGTTGGATGATCACATTGATGGGGGAACGCTGGAGCGGAAGCTGATTGTTTGTGCGGAAAAGAG GCCTCCCAATCTGTTCCCGTCGTCCAACGAGACGGTAGAAACAATCAAGTATTGGCTCCAGGAATGCTTCACAACACATGCCGAATGCCAACAGCTTCAGAAGAGCAACCGGCCTTCCGATGGGTCATTAACAGGTCCTCGGCGCCTCTTGCACCTCTCCGGAAAAGCTGCACATCCCCAAGTGAGACTTCAAGAAAACTCATCTGCTAGCAAGTTTGTCGAATATGCCGCATTGAGTTACTGCTGGGGAGGAGATCAACCGGTAAAGCTCAAGGAGAATCTCGTCAAGTCATGGATAAAAGACGTCCCGTACGACCAGTTTCCACAAACAATTAAAGATGCTATTCAAGTAACAATGGCTCTGGACCTAGAATATCTCTGGATTGACGCTTTGTGCATCATTCAGGATTCGAATCAGGACAAGGCAGAGCAGATATCACGCATGGCTGAGATTTACGAGCAGGCATATATAACTATATCTGCGGCCAGAGCAACTGCTGTACCAGAAGGCTTCCTCCACAATCGATATGTAGCTGGAGAGAAGGGGTTTCGTATGCCATTTACTTGCAAAGATGGCCAGATGAGCGCCGTGATACTCTGGCAGGGAAGAGAACCGGACGCATGGGAGCCCATCGACCAACGATCCTGGTGTCTTCAAGAGTCCATCTTGTCGCCGCGTGTACTTGAATACGGAACGCACAACATTCGCTGGCACTGCGCTCGGAGTCGCGCAGATGAGTCGAAACTACAGTCTGATGGCTGGGTCGGACACTCAAGGACTTTTGCGCAGCTGAACATGTCTCACCCACTCACGTCGAGTATCGATTGGACGGGCTTAAGTGAATCTTACAAGTTTGTCGAGGTATGGCAAACGCTCGTGTCTCATTACACGCGCCGCGGTTTAGGCTGGTATCAGGACAAATTACTAGCCATCTCCGCCATTGCCCGAAAGATGAGCAAAATGACGGACAAGCATTACATTGCAGGGCTGTGGACGGAGTTTCTGGGGGAGACGCTGCTGTGGCATCCGAATCACGGGCCAgatgcaaaggaaaaggcgaGCAGACATGCTACATATGTTGCGCCGTCGTGGTCGTGGGCGTCATTCAGCGGGGAGATTGACTTTACGTTTGGGTCGACGATGCATTTGCTGGAGCTTGTGCGATGCGAGGTGAAGACACAGATTCCCAATGATGAGTTTAGTGCGGTGACGAGTGCGAGATTGGAGATTAAGACGTTGATATTCCAGGCGAGGATTCGGAAGGGATTTTACGGGTGGTTTCTGTGGGACGAgcagatgaaggatgagattgatggatCGTTGATGTTTGACGTGGTGGaaggtgatgttgatggcgagGTTGTGGAGGATGAGCAAGTGTTATTGGCGTTGATCATGACTCAGGATGcattgatgctgaagaagaagaatggcgtAGGAGTGGAGGAGTTTGTGAGGATCGGGATATTCCGAGAGGGACAGCGGATGACAAACCGGGcgagatgggagatggggGAAGTTGTCATGGTGTAA
- a CDS encoding sugar transporter domain-containing protein — protein MIPYLGVSASRPTRRIWGDADVVESGAVYFYGIAPCTGGLAFGYDTGSMSGILAMPQFLTYFKNPSNFRQGGITASILAGAFAGSLLTGAFLADRLGRKRTILLGSAIFTIGCAISAAANNIEALVAGRVINGLGNGCLTMMVTMYQSEIAPREIRGRIISVFQCFVNFGILIAFWIQFGTSHINGSAAWRLPMGLQMIATVALHVTMWFMPESPRWLVQKDRQEEALQVLAQVHAGGDINDPYVQAELAEIVAKLSFEKNHPPPSYFDLLLGSQRRRMWIGIGVQFWQSMTGINVIMYYAVFLFQQAGLGATSSSLLANGLQGVVLNVFTYPNMYYMDKWGRRWPMVIGGVGMGISMMIIGVLMKAYGDPVFDSLTQKTNFDFTNAAASRTIIAFVYIYVAWFAITWACVAWVYPPEIFSMSMRGRATSMTTATNWFINFWFALYIPTAMAKISWKLYMIFMALCYLMSVVVYLFYPESAGKTLEEMDFLFSKGRSVWTFLDPEATRIGALFQRDLEHGEALTVFDEDGMVLKDKVRQVEDVVDANVHGEEK, from the exons ATGATCCCGTATTTGGGGGTCTCGGCTAGCCGGCCGACTAGACGAATCTGGGGTGATGCGGATGTTGTGGAGTCTGGG GCAGTATATTTCTACGGCATTGCGCCATGTACCGGAGGCTTAGCCTTTGGATAT GACACGGGCTCAATGA gcggcatcttggccatgccACAGTTCTTGACGTACTTTAAGAATCCAAGCAATTTCCGTCAAGGAGGAATCACCGCGTCAATTTTGGCAGGGGCTTTTGCTGGGTCTCTGTTAACGGGTGCGTTCCTTGCGGATAggctgggaagaaagaggacgATTTTGCTGGGCTCAGCAATCTTTACGATTGGCTGTGCCATTTCTGCGGCGGCGAATAACATTGAGGCTCTTGTTGCGGGGAGAGTCATCAATGGGCTAGGAAATGGGtgcttgacgatgatg GTTACTATGTATCAAAGTGAGATTGCGCCGCGAGA GATTCGTGGTCGTATCATCAGCGTTTTCCAGTGTTTTGTCAATTTCGGTATTCTCATCGCTTTTTGGATTCAATTCGGTACAAGCCACATCAATGGCTCCGCAGCATGGAGACTTCCAATGGGCCTACAAATGATT GCTACTGTAGCTCTTCACGTCACCATGTGGTTCATGCCCGAATCGCCCAGATGGCTCGTCCAGAAAGacagacaagaagaagccctgCAGGTCCTTGCCCAAGTCCACGCCGGTGGAGACATTAATGATCCCTACGTGCAAGCAGAACTCGCAGAGATTGTGGCCAAGCTTTCATTTGAGAAGAACCATCCGCCACCTAGCTACTTTGACTTGTTACTTGGATCGCAAAGACGCCGCATGTGGATCGGTATTGGTGTC CAATTTTGGCAATCAATGACTGGTATCAATGT GATCATGTACTAcgccgtcttcctcttccaacAAGCCGGTCTCGGAGCAACTTCCTCGTCTCTCTTGGCAAACGGCCTTCAAGGCGTTGTCCTCAACGTCTTCACATACCCAAACATGTACTACATGGACAAATGGGGACGGCGATGGCCCATGGTTATCGGCGGCGTTGGAATGGGCATTTCGATGATGATTATCGGTGTCCTGATGAAAGCCTACG GTGATCCCGTCTTCGATTCGCTTACGCAAAAGACCAACTTCGACTTTACGAATGCCGCGGCATCCCGAACGATTATCGCTTTcgtgtatatatatgttgCATGGTTTGCGATTACTTGGGCTTGTGTCGCTTGGGTCTATCCGCCCGAGATTTTCAGCATGAGCATGCGTGGTCGAGCCACATCCATGACGACTGCGACGAACTGGTTCATC AACTTTTGGTTTGCCTTGTATATTCCCACCGCCATGGCAAAGATCAG CTGGAAACTGTACATGATATTCATGGCCCTGTGCTATCTCATGTCCGTCGTCGTATACTTATTCTACCCCGAGTCGGCCGGCAAAACactggaggagatggactttttgttttccaagGGCCGATCTGTGTGGACGTTCCTCGATCCCGAGGCCACCAGGATCGGGGCGCTGTTCCAGCGAGATTTGGAGCATGGCGAGGCGCTCACTGTATTTGATGAGGATGGTATGGTTTTGAAGGATAAGGTGAGGCAGGTGGAGGATGTGGTGGATGCGAATGTTCACGGTGAGGAGAAGTAG
- a CDS encoding phosphoenolpyruvate phosphomutase domain-containing protein produces the protein MANQTQQTAVARLRAQLAEPDNIIVCPGVYDGFTARIALKAGFDCLYMTGAGTTMSRLGMPDLDQSVPLIADADTGFGGPVMVGRTVSQYMQAGVAALHLEDQVQSKRCGHLLNKQIVPEDEFISRIRAANIVRKKHLGDILIIARTDALQSEGYEVARDRLKAAIAVGADIAFLEGITSKEQARQICEDLAPTPVMYNNVPGGLSPDLSAHEAKELGFKLIIYPGLCLEPVFESVTRAMEGLKKDGAPPKSGQDRKGSPKALFEVVGLRECIGLDAAAGGASYTGGV, from the exons atggctaATCAGACGCAGCAGACGGCAGTAGCTAGACTCCGAGCTCAATTGGCTGAACCTGACAATATCATTGTGTGTCCAGGTGTATACGATGGCTTTACGGCTCGCATAGCTCTTAAAGCCGGCTTTGACTGTTTATACATG ACAGGAGCCGGCACGACAATGTCTCGGCTTGGAATGCCAGATCTAG ACCAAAGTGTGCCTCTCATCGCAGATGCAGACACTGGATTTGGCG GCCCTGTAATGGTTGGACGAACAGTATCTCAATACATGCAAGCGGGAGTCGCCGCGCTGCATTTAGAAGATCAAGTCCAGTCCAAACGCTGCGGCCATCTCCTAAACAAGCAAATCGTCCCTGAAGACGAGTTTATATCTCGCATCCGAGCTGCCAATATCGTCAGAAAGAAGCATCTTGGCgacattctcatcatcgcccgCACAGATGCCCTGCAGTCCGAGGGCTACGAAGTGGCAAGGGATCGCCTCAAGGCCGCCATTGCAGTGGGAGCAGATATCGCTTTTCTAGAGGGCATCACGTCGAAGGAGCAAGCTCGGCAGATTTGTGAGGATCTAGCACCTACCCCTGTGATGTACAACAATGTGCCCGGGGGCTTGTCTCCAGACTTGTCGGCTCATGAGGCTAAAGAATTGGGCTTCAAACTCATTATATATCCTGGACTATGTCTTGAACCCGTTTTCGAAAGCGTGACAAGGGCTATGGAagggttgaagaaggatggcGCTCCTCCAAAGTCTGGGCAAGATCGCAAGGGCTCTCCCAAGGCGCTGTTTGAGGTGGTTGGACTGCGCGAGTGTATCGGACTcgatgccgctgctggcGGTGCATCATATACCGGAGGCGTCTGA
- a CDS encoding core histone h2A/H2B/H3/H4 domain-containing protein codes for MDRTEETARVSPDNDSQGKVAMVKQEGDEDLCKPLAAKATPKMIPQKAARRRFIIRQNSVRRFGPGTKSNLVIGKMAFVRLCQSVASEIGHRRLRFDGAAMNAVQEVCGAFLVNYFSALNVIENRANRATVMLTDAALLKQALDVLELTPKEKPTSN; via the exons ATGGATCGAACGGAAGAAACTGCTCGCGTATCCCCGGACAACGACTCGCAAGGAAAGGTGGCGATGGTCAAGCAAGAAGGAGACGAGGATCTTTGCAAGCCTCTCGCGGCGAAAGCAACTCCCAAGATGATCCCACAGAAAGCTGCTCGCAGGCGGTTCATTATCCGTCAAAATTCTGTGCGGCGCTTCGGACCTGGCA CGAAATCGAACCTAGTCATTGGCAAGATGGCCTTCGTTAGGCTTTGCCAGTCTGTTGCCTCTGAGATTGGTCATCGTCGCCTTCGCTTTGATGGGGCTGCAATGAACGCGGTTCAAGAAGTATGCGGAGCCTTCCTCGTCAATTATTTCTCCG CCCTTAATGTTATTGAGAATCGTGCAAACCGTGCCACGGTCATGCTCACCGACGCCGCACTTTTGAAGCAGGCGTTGGACGTCCTCGAGCTTACTCCGAAAGAAAAACCTACAAGCAATTAG
- a CDS encoding aconitase family (aconitate hydratase) domain-containing protein, with protein MTANLNTNELLTKWSDLLFKSRAVKLDVADITNEGVHPLILLDNVGQVLLKQGASRESQVFSQISEIASTSPNYGGLGLNTDVQITEDDIHEISFLISAWLEALNSDDRKKSTQASTQKLAPKDRPPMNVTEKIFAMHAIDSKGYVKTGDTIRVSLDWIMASEASWAGMEGTYNRLGSPGIFRNDRFWLAGDHVVDPRIKGMPQVKRLIESSEKARKVFKMTEYQGMNYTIMHTEFFRERAQPGMLLIGSDSHTCSSGAVGCLAIGLGAADVTMGLITGETWFKVPEVVKIEFVGQPSRGIGGKDVILYVLQQLKRNTVASDRVVEYTGPGLSYLSPDARFAISNMTTELGGVTGIFTPDHITKAFIDGRRVARHRNASTYFRADEGAVYAESHVIDLAKVESFVAKYPNPDDVVPVTDVLGMKLDGCFIGACTTAEEDIILGALVLEQGLKSGLSPAKDGKKRKVVPGSLPILDKLRKSGLAQIYEDAGFEIGVPGCSYCVGISADRAKESEVWLSSQNRNFENRMGQGSIGNLASAATVAASSIKGKLSGKEPDWVEPASTVEALPENVLSDSQSATPLTQHDDSKDSAVVAAEVSDQHEKKGEKLTIHGKIQRLGDFVDTDALAPAQFLVSSRTNEEIGAHCLEYTNPEFRARAKEGFDVVVAGKAFGCGSSREQAVSALLGCGIKCVIAESFAFIYGRNQPSLGLLGFTMDDPAFFEAAVDSAEISIDLENNRIHIGETEFSFQLSTMERELVEAGGITPAFKKFGKQLFDMICGSTKDGRRAVEVGGQAAGMQCQSANLALLHIIVNSLLTKHVLMAPERVRVRRHPACRDCRVQKVKCDAEPPASCTRCRHMQLSCVVERTPASRRTKAQLQSELEAMRRRSGADEETDGVLDSPTSGRGMARPSGVDVTAGAPASIPDTAEVPFLTPLLVPALASASAPDAVLASPQPATTPSTVKEGGSHQSLILQNDSNESIANSREFDGQLVSGRKIQDCFDLFFSLYAPFLPTSQLEPNPNQCYEQSPFLFWVIVYIGSRRYTGDPTMLGRLAPKINSMAFASLESRSSPIQAIQGILLLCQWPTPVNTMHRGISLVLAGAALHLAMQIGLHVAGVGQDFARTILDGNRLERANRAMLWKQCCITCYIVGLGEGILPLGLSDAFTLPVLSDGGDGGDDANAQQETKLPLRLCEIMICATEALRRIHGGRDPEKAASLLSCISLFDAQLTKAASQGQTAIDPASRKLEAFIPLFAVACSFINTACQQSWNEGATAKNAPVVVQKSVMLAAFTILKIHRSELAPHLDLQAGEQAYFAAIFFAREESLQNNDLSARAASILGQLWNSQSIFKTKNGTVDSLTSRISSRLSMSTLFDCLWWWRQEFGGLGNPYENRQQTRSETLTGTESVTSYALPATGDVNAVPDIQQSALLADEPFVDFDWAMNLDMTDWPM; from the exons ATGACTGCCAATCTCAATACGAACGAACTTTTGACCAAGTGGTCCGATCTGTTGTTCAAATCTCGGGCTGTCAAGCTTGACGTAGCGGATATAACTAATGAAGGAGTACATCCGCTTATTCTGCTTGACAACGTTGGCCAGGTACTCCTCAAGCAGGGAGCCTCTCGGGAAAGCCAAGTATTCTCTCAGATATCTGAAATCGCCTCAACCTCGCCCAACTATGGAGGACTTGGGCTGAATACAGATGTTCAAATCACTGAAGATGATATACACGAGATTAGCTTTCTCATATCAGCCT GGCTGGAGGCACTCAACTCGGATGATCGAAAGAAATCCACGCAAGCCAGTACCCAAAAGCTAGCACCAAAAGATAGACCACCAATGAATGTTACTGAAAAAATATTCGCTATGCACGCTATTGACTCCAAAGGCTATGTAAAAACTGGCGATACTATTCGGGTATCTCTGGACTGGATCATGGCTTCAGAGGCGTCATGGGCT GGTATGGAAGGAACATATAATCGCCTTGGAAGTCCCGGCATCTTCCGCAATGATCGCTTCTGGCTTGCCGGTGACCACGTCGTGGATCCTAGAATTAAAGGCATGCCTCAAGTTAAGAGGCTAATTGAGTCATCTGAAAAAGCGCGCAAGGTCTTCAAAATGACTGAGTACCAGGGTATGAAT TACACAATTATGCATACAGAGTTTTTCAGAGAGCGTGCCCAGCCGGGTATGCTCCTCATCGGCTCCGATTCTCACACATGCTCTTCTGGCGCAGTTGGCTGTCTTGCCATTGGGCTTGGAGCGGCGGATGTCACCATGGGTCTCATCACGGGAGAGACGTGGTTCAAGGTGCCTGAAGTTGTCAAAATTGAGTTCGTGGGGCAACCAAGTCGTGGAATTGGAGGCAAAGATGTCATTTTATACGTCTTACAGCAACTCAAGAGGAACACAGTTGCCTCGGATCGCGTGGTCGAGTATACTGGGCCTGGTCTAAGTTATCTTTCCCCAGATGCACGTTTTGCAATTTCCAACATGACGACA GAACTTGGAGGTGTGACTGGGATTTTTACTCCGGATCATATAACCAAGGCATTCATTGACGGACGAAGAGTGGCCCGGCATAGGAACGCATCAACCTACTTTCGTGCAGACGAGGGGGCAGTCTACGCTGAATCGCACGTCATCGATCTAGCCAAGGTTGAATCCTTTGTGGCTAAATATCCGAATCCCGATGATGTCGTTCCGGTGACAGATGTTCTGGGCATGAAGCTGGACGGATGCTTCATTGGAGCCTGCACCACAGCGGAAGAAGACATTATCCTCGGCGCCTTGGTCTTGGAGCAAGGACTGAAGAGTGGACTATCTCCAGCGAAGGacggcaaaaagagaaaagtagTTCCTGGGTCTCTACCTATTCTTGATAAGCTGCGAAAATCGGGACTTGCACAGATTTATGAAGATGCTGGCTTTGAGATTGGCGTTCCAGGATGCAGCTATTGCGTGGGTATATCTGCAGACCGCGCAAAAGAGTCTGAAGTTTGGCTGTCATCTCAAAATAGGAACTTTGAGAACCGTATGGGTCAAG GTTCTATCGGAAATCTCGCTTCGGCTGCGACTGTGGCAGCGTC TTCTATAAAAGGAAAGCTGTCAGGAAAAGAGCCGGACTGGGTTGAACCAGCAAGTACTGTTGAAGCATTGCCTGAAAATGTATTGAGCGACAGTCAATCGGCAACACCACTCACTCAACATGATGATTCCAAGGATTCAGCTGTGGTAGCGGCAGAGGTTTCCGACCAgcatgagaagaagggagaaaagcTTACTATACACGGAAAGATCCAAAGACTTGGAGATTTTGTAGATACCGATGCG TTGGCACCGGCCCAGTTCCTTGTCTCATCTCGAACTAATGAAGAAATTGGAGCTCATTGCCTTGAATATACGAATCCAGAGTTCCGCGCTCGAGCCAAAGAAGGCTTTGATGTCGTGGTGGCAGGCAAGGCATTCGGCTGCGGCTCTTCACGAGAGCAAGCGGTATCCGCACTACTTG GATGTGGAATCAAATGTGTAATTGCCGAATCTTTTGCTTTCATCTACGGCCGCAATCAGCccagcctcggccttttAGGCTTTACCATGGACGATCCGGCCTTCTTCGAGGCAGCTGTAGACAGTGCAGAAATCAGCATTGACCTGGAAAACAATCGGATTCATATTGGTGAAACCGAGTTTTCCTTCCAGTTGTCCACCATGGAGAGAGAATTGGTAGAAGCAGGAGGCATCACTCCGGCCTTTAAGAAGTTTGGCAAACAGCTTTTTGACATGATCTGCGGCAGCACCAAGGATGGCAGGAGAGCTGTGGAAGTCGGTGGCCAAGCTGCCGGTATGCAATG CCAATCGGCCAATCTCGCCCTCCTTCATATCATTGTAAACTCACTTCTCACGAAACATGTATTGATGGCTCCTGAACGAGTCCGAGTGCGTCGTCATCCAGCATGCCGAGACTGTAGAGTTCAAAAG GTCAAATGCGATGCCGAGCCTCCTGCTTCGTGCACGCGATGCCGTCACATGCAACTTTCATGTGTTGTTGAACGGACACCGGCATCTCGGCGGACCAAAGCTCAGCTACAAAGCGAGTTGGAGGCCATGAGACGCCGCTCTGGTGCGGATGAGGAGACTGATGGCGTGTTAGACAGCCCCACCTCCGGGCGAGGGATGGCGAGACCCTCCGGCGTCGATGTTACAGCTGGAGCTCCGGCTTCTATCCCAGATACGGCAGAAGTTCCATTCTTGACTCCACTGCTTGTTCCGGCCCTGGCTTCAGCATCGGCTCCAGATGCGGTGCTTGCTAGTCCACAGCCAGCAACGACACCCTCAACAGTTAAGGAGGGTGGTAGTCATCAGTCTCTCATATTGCAGAATGATTCAAACGAATCGATAGCCAACTCTAGAGAGTTTGATGGCCAACTGGTTTCCGGTCGCAAAATTCAAGATTGCTTCGATTT ATTCTTTAGCTTGTATGCCCCATTCTTGCCGACCTCCCAGTTAGAACCAAATCCAAACCAATGCTATGAGCAGTCTCCCTTTTTGTTCTGGGTCATCGTCTATATCGGCAGCAGACGCTATACTGGTGACCCAACTATGCTGGGTCGACTCGCCCCAAAGATTAATTCGATGGCCTTTGCATCCCTGGAATCGCGGAGTAGCCCCATACAGGCCATCCAAGGCATATTATTACTATGCCAGTGGCCAACTCCGGTTAATACTATGCACAGAGGAATTAGTCTTGTTCTCGCAGGTGCAGCGCTACACCTCGCCATGCAAATCGGACTACATGTCGCTGGCGTTGGTCAAGATTTTGCAAGGACGATACTGGACGGCAACCGGCTTGAAAGAGCTAATCGCGCCATGCTATGGAAGCAATGCTGCATAACTTGTTACAT CGTTGGGCTTGGGGAAGGGATCTTGCCCCTAGGATTGAGTGATGCCTTCACTTTACCAGTTCTCtcagatggaggagatggtggtgacgatgcaAACGCTCAACAAGAGACCAAACTGCCTCTCAGATTGTGCGAAATTATGATATGTGCAACTGAAGCATTGAGGAGAATCCATGGCGGTCGTGACCCTGAAAAAGCTGCTTCACTACTGTCGTGTATTAGTTTGTTCGATGCGCAGCTAACGAAAGCTGCATCTCAAGGTCAAACAGCCATTG ACCCAGCATCTCGCAAACTCGAAGCCTTTATTCCTCTTTTTGCAGTTGcatgcagcttcatcaacaccgcGTGTCAGCAGTCCTGGAACGAAGGGGCTACCGCCAAGAATGCACCCGTCGTTGTTCAAAAATCTGTTATGCTGGCAGCTTTCACAATCCTGAAAATCCATCGCAGTGAGCTCGCGCCGCATTTGGATCTTCAGGCTGGTGAGCAAGCTTATTTTGCCGCCATATTCTTTGCCCGAGAAGAGTCACTGCAAAATAATGATCTGAGCGCCAGGGCTGCTTCCATACTCGGTCAATTATGGAACAGCCAATCAATATTTAAAACCAAGAATGGTACAGTTGATAGCCTGACCAGCCGAATCTCTAGCAGGTTGTCAATGAGCACCCTCTTTGATTGCCTATGGTGGTGGAGACAGGAGTTTGGTGGGCTGGGCAATCCTTACGAGAATAGACAGCAGA CCCGATCCGAGACCTTGACTGGAACTGAAAGTGTCACTTCATATGCGCTGCCAGCAACTGGTGATGTAAATGCGGTGCCAGACATTCAGCAATCGGCACTCCTTGCTGATGAACCGTTTGTTGACTTCGATTGGGCTATGAACCTAGATATGACTGATTGGCCTATGTAA